A window of Corticium candelabrum chromosome 3, ooCorCand1.1, whole genome shotgun sequence contains these coding sequences:
- the LOC134177693 gene encoding uncharacterized protein LOC134177693: protein MWSEKTSDSEYLPEQESKDETSEEHSRSLYCYPPQGHLLRKMLDYLKQYKSIPLAIDNRLALDTPKLTQYMPSETTCKFCSGVQLEGPLTITTKGKVIGLDQIVENVKIYCKKCPKCNLFYRYQEYYDGVHNFNDSTMLTLHLCLFLRHSLQAHTAIGRVVTVIESMTGKSLSHNTVLNAYCHFEALSEHKYEFYCIHLSDLKVPESSLENDIVDCASFWNNVEYEMLGKGFCEGNNNPYAVNPDGSTVINTEYRKCPSAKKCPSAKTTHHDNDDLAMVSEDRLIDLLSNSTRETVKKICRQAGVEDSGTKIDCVLRLRNKMNTRKVYDKVFSKIWGASGGWLSATCPHQVVYALKFLLRAESPRDYIDILLSLKYPPTITLIDMAHMVAAHANSRCPGMFQPHEGRVAAATVTNDQAAYDHSLSVPMPWLHENRSLNKEQIQATQEHDYSTTVHPITGVSARYCLFDKLHEGNTKQEIEVLRRTEHVPELNGIINTESEEQLHNAMGRDRYFMNSMNAVRHIFLFRSNVDQRNTRLNTAATEHLRQALHCSTAVDNFGRAVAAGSSTTIGTHLVYVMCTTHMNGTVQVSHEPMTVVATSDAEETVITHTKAKAAKTVAVQVERHIVHIFVTNYIDKRNKRVLYTITVAGVPGAAGTPGAPGAPGYRGDRGSPGPGGQRGEKGATGKVGPKGVPGETGVKGPTGPRGPQGVFRLNVCSNDRKGMMRYNQQVKEVEYCDGNSWVTQLLLTPGSSSLLPATSCREIALYYKSSAKNGNHWIKPSYNDLPYQAFCDANEGWTLIMKIDGNQQTFTYRSKLWSNKETFQPTNLDLDDKEAKLASYWTLPFTELRLGMKVNGTIRWITLSYSASSLYSLIADEKYRSTSIGENKWRPLLPASSLQQYCNREGFNTRSSHYHTPHISSRARARLGFLASNVNNCNSPDSFLGFGTEYVYKNIRNSAGNYNGQVNTRANAYIMAR, encoded by the exons ATGTGGTCAGAAAAGACCAGTGATTCTGAGTATCTCCCAGAACAGGAATCAAAAGATGAGACAAGTGAAGAACATTCTAGGAGCCTTTATTGCTATCCTCCTCAAGGACACTTGTTGAGAAAAATGCTGGACTACCTAAAGCAATACAAAAGCATTCCACTTGCTATTGACAATAGACTGGCTTTAGACACACCCAAGCTTACACAATACATGCCCTCTGAGACTACATGCAAGTTCTGTTCTGGGGTTCAACTGGAAGGCCCTctcacaatcacaacaaaggGTAAAGTGATAGGACTTGATCAAATTGTTGAAA ATGTGAAGATATACTGCAAGAAGTGTCCCAAGTGTAATCTCTTCTACAGGTACCAAGAATACTATGACGGTGTACACAATTTCAACGATTCCACCATGCTTACACTGCATTTATGCTTATTCCTTCGTCACAGCTTGCAA GCACATACTGCCATTGGAAGAGTTGTAACAGTGATAGAATCAATGACGGGAAAATCACTATCGCACAACACTGTCTTAAATGCCTACTGTCATTTTGAAGCTTTATCGGAACACAAATATGAATTTTACTGCATTCATT TGTCTGATTTGAAAGTTCCTGAATCCAGTTTAGAGAACGATATTGTTGACTGTGCAAGTTTCTGGAATAACGTTGAGTATGAGATGCTGGGAAAGGGTTTCTGTGAAG GCAACAACAATCCATATGCTGTTAATCCAGA TGGTAGCACTGTCATTAACACAGAGTACAGGAAATGTCCATCTGCCAAGAAATGTCCATCTGCCAAGACCACTCATCATGATAATGATGATTTGGCAATGGTCTCAGAAGACAGACTTATTGATCTTCTCAGCAATAGCACT AGGGAAACAGTGAAGAAAATATGTAGACAGGCAGGTGTAGAAGATAGTGGAACAAAGATAGATTGTGTGCTCCGattaagaaacaaaatgaACACCAGAAAAGTCTATGACAAGGTTTTTTCAAAGATCTGGGGAGCTTCAG GTGGGTGGCTGTCAGCAACTTGTCCCCATCAAGTCGTTTATGCTTTAAAATTTCTACTAAGAGCTGAAAGTCCTAGAGATTATATTGACATTCTGCTGTCTCTGAAATACCCTCCAACCATCACCCTGATTGATATGGCCCACATGGTTGCTGCTCATGCAAATTCTCGTTGCCCAGGAATGTTTCAACCACATGAAGGCAGAGTGGCTGCAGCAACAGTCACTAACGATCAAGCTGCTTATGATCATTCTTTGTCAGTACCCATGCCATGGCTGCATGAGAACCGCAGCCTAAACAAAGAACAAATCCAAGCTACTCAAGAACATGACTATAGCACGACTGTTCATCCAATCACTGGGGTATCTGCTCGatactgtttgtttgacaaactACATGAGGGTAACACCAAGCAAGAGATTGAAGTGTTGCGTAGAACAGAGCATGTACCTGAGTTAAATGGCATTATCAATACTGAATCTGAAGAGCAACTGCATAATGCAATGGGGAGAGACAGATATTTCATGAACAGCATGAACGCAGTGAGGCAcatatttttatttagatCTAATGTTGATCAAAGGAATACTCGTCTCAATACGGCTGCTACTGAACACTTGCGTCAAGCATTACACTGCTCAACAGCTGTTGACAATTTTGGACGAGCTGTAGCTGCAG GCTCTTCCACCACAATTGGTACTCATTTAG TTTATGTTATGTGTACTACACACATGAACGGTACCGTGCAGGTATCTCACGAGCCAA TGACCGTTGTAGCAACATCAGACGCGGAAGAGACGGTAATTACACATAC GAAAGCAAAGGCTGCAAAAACAGTTGCTGTTCAGGTAGAGAGACATATTGTACACATATTTGTAACAAATTACATTGATAAACGCAATAAACGTGTACTGTATACAATAACCGTAGCAGGTGTTCCCGGAGCTGCTGGCACTCCTGGTGCTCCCGGTGCTCCTGGTTATCGTGGCGATCGTGGAAGTCCTGGTCCAGGAGGACAAAGAGGAGAAAAAG GGGCAACCGGAAAAGTTGGCCCAAAAGGCGTCCCAGGCGAGACCGGAGTTAAGGGTCCGACTGGACCGAGGGGGCCACAAGGCGTTTTCCGTTTAAACGTGTGCTCTAATGACAGAAAGG GTATGATGAGATATAATCAGCAAGTAAAGGAGGTAGAGTATTGTGACGGTAACAGCTGGGTAACTCAGTTGTTACTGACACCCGGCAGCTCGTCTTTGTTGCCTGCAACATCGTGTAGGGAAATAGCACTCTATTACAAGTCTTCTGCCAAAAATGGAAATCATTGGATTAAACCATCTTACAATGATCTACCTTATCAG GCATTCTGTGATGCTAATGAAGGTTGGACTCTAATCATGAAAATAGATGGAAATCAACAAACCTTTACTTATAGAAGCAAACTGTggtcaaacaaagaaacattcCAACCAACTAATTTGGATTTGGATGACAAAGAGGCAAAACTTGCTTCGTATTGGACACTACCATTTACTGAACTTCGTTTGGGAATGAAAGTAAATGGAACAATCAGATGGATCACCCTCAGCTACAGCGCATCATCTCTCTACAGCCTCATTGCAGATGAAAAGTACAGAAGCACGAGTATTGGTGAGAATAAGTGGAGACCTTTACTGCCAGCGTCATCTCTGCAACAATACTGCAATAGG GAAGGATTCAACACAAGAAGCAGTCACTATCATACACCCCACATCTCAAGTCGTGCTAGAGCACGTTTGGGATTCCTTGCTAGCAATGTAAACAATTGTAATTCACCAGATTCTTTTCTTGGTTTTGGAACAGAGTACGTCTACAAAAACATCAGAAACAGTGCTGGAAACTACAATGGACAAGTAAATACGAGAGCAAATGCCTATATTATGGCACGATGA